The following are from one region of the Marinomonas sp. CT5 genome:
- a CDS encoding pilin — protein sequence MRLSRIALHGFTLLELMVVIAIISILASLSAPTFTRQIAKAKLIEAQNLATQHQSLIEEFIMLHGSFPNQNEFNLIKQTLKPDSIAKSLTVENQNKRDGDFLLTLNDNTGITEDQYLRYTRDSNNNWKCVSDLETKILPINCESQSGDEE from the coding sequence ATGCGACTTTCCCGTATAGCCCTTCATGGCTTTACCCTACTAGAATTGATGGTAGTTATTGCCATAATTTCCATTTTAGCTAGCCTTTCGGCTCCAACATTTACTCGTCAAATAGCAAAAGCAAAACTAATCGAAGCTCAAAACCTAGCGACCCAGCATCAATCTTTGATTGAAGAGTTCATCATGCTTCACGGCAGTTTCCCAAATCAAAATGAATTCAACCTAATCAAACAAACCTTAAAGCCTGATTCAATAGCAAAATCCCTTACCGTAGAGAACCAGAATAAACGTGATGGAGACTTTCTACTAACCCTTAACGACAATACGGGAATTACTGAAGATCAATACTTGAGGTATACCCGAGATTCCAATAATAATTGGAAATGTGTTTCAGATTTAGAAACAAAAATTCTCCCTATAAATTGCGAGAGTCAATCGGGAGATGAGGAATGA
- a CDS encoding type II secretion system F family protein, whose protein sequence is MTWYEVKHLNGKVDYSYGDSEKQVLFDYISHGEWELRIREWRPKKLDYKSLRTFYTELHNALNSGLQLSEAISHLAMSSTNSIISNVCKALLGELNKGIDLNEALEKLTTSSAAPYCQLINSKGTREDCEKSLSVSIDQLKALLDWSQRLLKAIVYPFCVIQIALIILIVNHALQQQGKESFLFTLTKDIAIYLLCSLLQLASIRSLYLGQACYWLEKLSRSFRLTKLFTLLSTSRQTGLSLQQALLRMPDYFQYQPIKQEIYQAYYCLRLGQHYSSSFPSHWFPKASAIAMHSAEQGGNIERALLLAATEHQKQWHKHISFLEKLIPALCLFIAGSVVASALVSIYLPLLEVP, encoded by the coding sequence ATGACATGGTATGAAGTTAAACACCTAAATGGCAAAGTAGATTATTCTTATGGCGATTCAGAAAAGCAGGTCTTATTTGACTATATCAGTCATGGAGAATGGGAATTAAGAATTCGTGAATGGAGACCCAAAAAACTAGACTACAAATCGTTGCGTACATTCTATACTGAATTACACAATGCCCTTAACTCAGGTTTGCAATTAAGCGAAGCGATATCCCACCTAGCGATGTCGTCTACAAACTCAATAATATCTAACGTTTGCAAAGCATTATTGGGAGAGTTAAATAAAGGAATTGATCTTAATGAAGCCTTGGAGAAATTAACAACCTCCTCCGCTGCACCCTACTGCCAACTCATTAATTCAAAAGGTACTAGAGAAGATTGTGAAAAAAGCTTATCCGTTTCTATTGACCAACTAAAAGCGCTATTAGATTGGTCTCAACGATTGTTGAAAGCGATTGTTTATCCCTTCTGCGTTATTCAAATTGCTTTAATTATTCTGATTGTTAATCATGCCCTACAACAGCAAGGCAAAGAAAGCTTTCTCTTTACTTTAACCAAAGACATTGCCATCTATTTATTATGCAGTCTTTTGCAGCTCGCAAGCATCCGAAGCCTTTATCTTGGACAAGCATGTTATTGGCTAGAAAAACTTAGTCGCAGTTTCCGGCTAACAAAACTTTTCACCCTACTTAGTACAAGTCGACAAACTGGATTAAGTTTACAACAAGCGCTTTTACGCATGCCAGATTATTTCCAATACCAACCAATAAAACAGGAGATCTATCAAGCTTATTACTGCCTTCGGCTTGGTCAACATTACTCATCAAGTTTTCCATCTCATTGGTTTCCTAAAGCATCAGCAATTGCTATGCACTCAGCTGAACAAGGAGGAAATATTGAAAGGGCTCTGCTATTAGCTGCCACGGAACATCAAAAACAATGGCATAAACACATTTCCTTCCTTGAAAAACTCATTCCAGCATTGTGCCTTTTCATTGCTGGTAGTGTTGTCGCCTCTGCGCTAGTTTCCATTTATCTTCCGTTACTTGAAGTACCTTAA
- the aceE gene encoding pyruvate dehydrogenase (acetyl-transferring), homodimeric type, with translation MTEQHILEDIDPIETKEWVDALESVLREEGSDRAQYILNRLTSEASKAGASMPSSITTPYRNTIAPENEKPLPGDVFMERRIRSIIRWNALAMVMKANRSDSTLGGHITSFSSAATLYDIGFNHFFRGNDGKQQADMVFFQGHISPGIYARSYIEGRLTDEQLDNFRREVDGKGISSYPHPWLMPDYWQFPTVSMGLGPLQAIYQAHVMKYQHSRGLIDQGDRKVWAFLGDGECDEPESLGAIALAGREKLDNLIFVINCNLQRLDGPVRGNSKIVQELEGVFRGAGWNVIKCLWGRHWDPLFEKDDKGLLVKRMNEVCDGELQNYKANGGAYTREHFFGKYPELLEMVKDMTDDEIMNLNRGGHDPYKVYAAYSEATSHKGQPTVILAQTVKGYGMFKAAEAQNTAHQTKKLDEESLAQFRDKFGIPISDEELKDLPYYKPAEDSPEMQYMRARRKELHGAFPIRNHDCEALEVPSLESFKSQIAGTNGREISTTMAFVRALNVMVKDKQIGKRVVPIVADEARTFGMEGMFRQLGIYSSEGQRYTPHDHTQIMYYKESDDGQILQEGINEPGAFSAWLALATSYANSALPMIPVYIYYSMFGFQRIGDLAWAAGDSQARGFLIGATAGRTTLNGEGLQHEDGHSHIQAGLIPNCVSYDPTYSYEVAVIMQDGLRRMYKEKESVFYYLTVMNENYTHEDMPEGVEDGIIKGMYKLKSHAKKANKKQVQLLGSGVILREVEAAAEILFNDFGVNSDVWSVTSFNELRREGLDVSRWNMLHPESEARVSYVESCLNGNGPVVASTDHIKLFADQIRPFVNGTYNVLGTDGFGRSDTRAQLRHFFEVNRYWVVVSALNALAKDGVIDASVVSEAIAKFGLDPEKPNPVTC, from the coding sequence ATGACTGAGCAGCATATTCTCGAAGACATTGATCCAATTGAAACAAAAGAGTGGGTCGATGCGCTTGAGTCTGTCCTTCGCGAAGAAGGTTCTGATCGCGCGCAATACATTTTAAATCGTTTGACGAGTGAAGCTTCTAAAGCTGGCGCGTCAATGCCGTCGTCTATAACGACACCTTATCGAAATACAATTGCTCCTGAAAATGAGAAACCATTGCCAGGTGACGTCTTTATGGAGCGTCGTATACGTTCCATTATTCGTTGGAACGCATTGGCGATGGTAATGAAGGCTAACCGTAGTGATTCAACACTTGGTGGTCATATTACAAGTTTCTCCTCTGCAGCAACTTTGTATGATATCGGTTTTAACCACTTTTTCCGTGGTAATGATGGCAAACAGCAAGCAGATATGGTTTTTTTCCAAGGCCATATTTCTCCAGGTATATATGCGCGTTCATATATTGAAGGGCGTTTAACAGATGAGCAGCTTGATAACTTCCGCCGTGAAGTAGATGGTAAAGGCATATCTTCCTATCCACATCCTTGGTTAATGCCTGATTATTGGCAGTTCCCTACGGTATCTATGGGATTGGGGCCTTTACAGGCTATCTACCAAGCGCATGTTATGAAATACCAGCATAGCCGTGGCCTAATTGATCAAGGTGATCGCAAGGTATGGGCTTTCTTAGGTGATGGTGAATGTGATGAGCCAGAATCCCTAGGTGCAATCGCTCTTGCTGGGCGTGAAAAACTGGATAACCTAATTTTTGTTATTAACTGTAACTTACAGCGCCTTGATGGTCCTGTGCGTGGTAACAGTAAAATCGTTCAAGAGCTCGAAGGTGTCTTCCGCGGCGCTGGTTGGAATGTCATTAAATGCTTATGGGGCCGCCATTGGGATCCTTTGTTCGAAAAAGATGACAAAGGTCTGCTTGTTAAACGCATGAATGAAGTGTGTGATGGCGAGCTGCAAAACTACAAAGCAAATGGTGGAGCCTACACTCGTGAACATTTCTTTGGAAAATATCCAGAGTTGTTAGAAATGGTTAAAGACATGACCGACGATGAGATTATGAATCTTAATCGTGGCGGACATGATCCATATAAAGTTTACGCAGCGTATTCCGAAGCAACTTCTCACAAAGGTCAACCAACGGTTATCTTGGCGCAAACCGTTAAAGGCTATGGCATGTTTAAAGCGGCCGAAGCTCAAAACACGGCGCATCAAACCAAGAAGTTGGATGAAGAATCTCTAGCTCAGTTCCGTGATAAATTTGGCATCCCGATTAGTGATGAAGAGCTAAAAGACCTGCCTTATTACAAGCCAGCTGAAGACAGTCCTGAAATGCAATATATGCGTGCACGTCGTAAAGAATTGCATGGTGCATTCCCAATTCGTAACCATGACTGCGAAGCACTTGAGGTCCCTTCTTTAGAGTCCTTTAAATCACAAATTGCAGGGACAAATGGCCGCGAAATATCTACGACAATGGCTTTCGTGCGTGCTTTGAATGTCATGGTTAAAGATAAGCAAATCGGCAAGCGTGTTGTTCCAATTGTTGCTGATGAAGCTCGTACGTTTGGTATGGAAGGTATGTTCCGCCAGCTGGGGATTTATTCTTCAGAAGGTCAGCGCTATACGCCTCACGATCATACTCAGATTATGTATTATAAAGAATCTGATGATGGCCAAATCCTTCAGGAAGGTATTAATGAGCCAGGTGCATTCTCAGCGTGGTTAGCATTGGCGACATCTTATGCGAATAGTGCTTTGCCAATGATCCCTGTATACATCTATTACTCAATGTTTGGTTTCCAGCGTATTGGTGACTTGGCTTGGGCGGCAGGTGATTCACAAGCTCGTGGTTTCTTGATTGGTGCTACAGCAGGTCGTACAACACTAAATGGCGAAGGCCTACAGCACGAAGATGGTCACTCTCATATTCAAGCTGGCCTTATTCCAAACTGTGTATCTTATGATCCGACTTACTCGTACGAAGTTGCTGTTATTATGCAAGATGGCTTGCGTCGTATGTATAAGGAGAAGGAAAGTGTTTTCTATTATCTAACGGTAATGAATGAAAACTATACACACGAAGATATGCCTGAAGGTGTTGAAGACGGCATTATTAAAGGTATGTACAAGCTTAAATCGCATGCGAAGAAAGCGAATAAGAAACAAGTTCAATTGCTTGGTTCTGGTGTGATTCTTCGTGAAGTAGAAGCGGCAGCTGAAATTCTCTTTAATGACTTTGGTGTTAATTCTGATGTTTGGAGTGTGACTTCTTTCAATGAGCTTCGTCGTGAAGGTCTTGATGTAAGTCGTTGGAATATGCTTCACCCAGAGTCAGAAGCTCGCGTATCCTATGTAGAGTCATGCTTGAATGGCAATGGTCCTGTTGTGGCATCTACTGATCATATTAAATTGTTCGCAGATCAAATTCGTCCATTCGTAAATGGTACATATAACGTGCTTGGTACGGATGGTTTTGGTCGTAGTGATACTCGTGCTCAATTGCGTCACTTCTTTGAAGTTAACCGCTATTGGGTTGTGGTTTCAGCCTTGAATGCACTGGCAAAAGACGGTGTGATTGATGCATCTGTAGTTAGTGAGGCAATTGCTAAATTTGGCTTGGACCCTGAAAAGCCAAATCCAGTAACTTGCTAA
- a CDS encoding A24 family peptidase: MTFLISEYLIYILITLSIGSFIASYTARWPIKAFYLWEKEAHQLLSKPFYKTKPLPITTSRSQCFHCFHTLTIMDLIPLISFIALKGNCRYCHHKISYRYPIIELLHLIFCLLLFTKAGDIYQLSLLTILASALMVSAVIDFEQQLIPDGCNIVVLGCALILNIMAGSIENSVLGMLFGYTIIYGVRFIYYLLKHQEGIGLGDAKLLAALGAWLGISNLAYLLLGASLSGILYTICLRKNGPKHLSFGPFLIFSALLVFYFHP; the protein is encoded by the coding sequence ATGACATTTTTAATATCAGAGTATTTAATTTATATTTTAATCACATTAAGTATCGGCAGTTTTATCGCAAGTTATACCGCCAGATGGCCTATTAAGGCTTTTTACTTATGGGAAAAAGAAGCACATCAATTGTTATCTAAACCATTCTATAAAACAAAACCATTACCCATTACAACATCACGATCACAATGTTTCCACTGCTTCCATACTTTGACAATTATGGACCTTATTCCTTTAATCAGCTTTATAGCATTAAAAGGAAACTGTCGTTATTGCCATCATAAAATATCCTACAGATATCCAATAATAGAATTACTGCACCTAATTTTCTGCTTACTTCTTTTTACCAAGGCGGGTGATATCTATCAGCTTAGCTTATTAACAATTCTTGCTAGCGCTTTAATGGTGTCAGCTGTCATTGATTTTGAGCAACAATTGATTCCCGACGGCTGCAATATCGTTGTTTTAGGCTGCGCTCTTATACTTAATATTATGGCCGGATCTATAGAAAATAGTGTCTTAGGTATGCTCTTTGGCTACACCATTATTTATGGCGTACGATTTATTTACTATCTATTAAAACATCAAGAGGGTATTGGGTTAGGTGATGCAAAACTACTTGCAGCTCTTGGCGCTTGGCTAGGGATTTCAAACTTAGCTTACCTGCTACTCGGTGCAAGTTTGAGCGGAATCCTATACACTATATGCTTACGTAAAAATGGACCTAAACACTTGTCATTTGGTCCATTTTTAATATTTTCCGCCCTATTGGTATTTTATTTTCACCCATGA
- a CDS encoding ATPase, T2SS/T4P/T4SS family: MTLEEILSNALNSHSTDIHIEHSKPTICVYQRSYGSLKKVTDLPEGDSIMNRIKMRANLDLSETRRTQEGQFLFEEKSRSTFIRVSIISTVKGEKAALRLLPEKSRLALNDIGIQDSLLKELRSALSYKSGLILVCGATGAGKSTTLYSCLDVLNTGKKSIFTIEDPVEYEIPNLFQCEPNPVIGLDSANLLKSFMRQDPDIIMIGEVRDAITANLAVNAALTGHLVLATLHTNSALDAIHRCHGWQVDFFSLVSSIKLIIHQSMQYKSSSQQPIFNGLRPEWRESLPKDYDTLISPSLWKAFTHHSNEVKHDMV; this comes from the coding sequence ATGACATTAGAAGAAATTTTATCAAACGCCCTCAATAGTCATTCGACAGACATTCACATCGAACACTCGAAGCCAACAATATGCGTTTATCAAAGAAGCTATGGATCTCTAAAAAAGGTCACTGACCTGCCAGAGGGTGACAGTATAATGAATCGCATTAAAATGCGTGCGAATCTTGACCTATCAGAAACGAGGAGAACTCAAGAAGGACAATTTTTATTTGAAGAAAAAAGCCGCAGTACCTTTATTCGTGTCAGTATTATTTCTACTGTGAAGGGTGAAAAAGCCGCTTTAAGATTGCTGCCAGAGAAAAGTCGCCTAGCGCTTAACGACATTGGAATACAAGACTCTCTTCTTAAAGAGTTAAGATCAGCATTAAGCTATAAAAGTGGTTTAATTTTAGTTTGTGGCGCAACTGGTGCAGGAAAAAGCACCACTCTGTATTCTTGTCTTGATGTTCTCAATACGGGTAAAAAAAGCATTTTCACCATTGAGGACCCTGTGGAGTATGAGATTCCAAACTTATTTCAATGTGAACCTAACCCTGTAATCGGATTAGATTCTGCCAATCTATTGAAATCATTTATGAGACAAGACCCAGATATCATTATGATTGGGGAGGTTCGTGATGCCATTACAGCTAATTTAGCTGTAAATGCGGCTCTGACAGGTCATCTTGTATTAGCTACACTACATACCAATTCAGCCTTAGATGCTATTCACCGTTGCCACGGATGGCAAGTCGACTTCTTTTCTTTAGTAAGTTCTATAAAACTCATTATCCATCAGTCTATGCAATACAAGAGCTCTTCTCAACAACCTATTTTTAATGGGTTACGCCCAGAATGGAGAGAGTCTCTTCCAAAGGATTACGATACTTTAATTTCCCCCTCTTTATGGAAAGCTTTCACTCATCATAGCAATGAGGTGAAACATGACATGGTATGA
- the nadC gene encoding carboxylating nicotinate-nucleotide diphosphorylase, with amino-acid sequence MTLLNALLVEHIQSQVAFALEEDIGSGDITAQLIPNDQEITATIISREAAVLCGKAWVEEIFSQLGNRTTLSWHNEEGDMLEINKPFLTIKGHARTILTGERAALNFLQTLSYTATVSRQYSETVSNTQLTILDTRKTLPGMRQAQKYAVTVGGGKNHRMGLYDAFLIKENHIMAAGSIANAVNMAKEIAPDKPIEVETENLEEVSMAVAAGVDIIMLDNFSYEDMSAAVSKFKGQVKFEASGNMDKERLLKVAETGVDFVSIGALTKHIQAIDLSLRVSQE; translated from the coding sequence ATGACTCTCTTGAACGCTCTATTAGTAGAGCATATACAATCGCAAGTAGCGTTTGCATTAGAAGAAGATATAGGATCTGGTGACATAACCGCTCAGCTTATTCCTAATGATCAAGAAATTACTGCGACAATTATTAGCCGCGAGGCTGCCGTTCTATGTGGTAAAGCCTGGGTAGAAGAAATATTCTCTCAATTAGGAAATAGAACCACTCTGTCATGGCATAACGAAGAAGGCGATATGTTAGAAATAAACAAGCCTTTTTTGACAATTAAAGGTCATGCAAGAACAATATTAACAGGCGAACGAGCCGCTCTAAATTTCTTGCAGACCCTATCTTACACAGCAACAGTATCGCGCCAATACAGTGAAACTGTCTCAAATACCCAACTTACCATTTTAGACACCCGCAAAACTTTACCAGGTATGCGCCAAGCTCAAAAATACGCCGTTACAGTCGGTGGTGGTAAAAATCATAGAATGGGCTTATACGATGCATTTTTGATCAAAGAAAACCATATCATGGCAGCAGGGTCGATCGCTAATGCCGTCAATATGGCGAAAGAAATTGCTCCGGATAAACCCATTGAAGTCGAAACAGAAAATTTAGAAGAAGTTTCCATGGCTGTTGCGGCGGGTGTCGACATCATTATGCTTGACAATTTTTCCTATGAAGATATGTCTGCTGCGGTATCTAAGTTCAAAGGCCAAGTGAAATTTGAAGCTTCAGGCAACATGGATAAAGAACGCCTATTAAAAGTAGCTGAGACAGGTGTCGATTTTGTTTCTATTGGTGCTTTAACCAAACATATCCAAGCGATAGATTTGTCTTTACGTGTATCTCAGGAATAA
- the coaE gene encoding dephospho-CoA kinase (Dephospho-CoA kinase (CoaE) performs the final step in coenzyme A biosynthesis.): MTLTKTPIVGLTGGIGSGKSTIAKCFNALGILSVDADDVARQIVELGTPCLREIHQHFGDAILLDDGNLNRRALRNIIFDQPEEKAWLESKTHPAIREEIRSQLDSINTPYALLVHPLLFETQQDFLCNFIIAIDVSREIQLERVMKRDSTTRDNVIKIINSQLSNNDRLNRADFCLENTGNLAELNDKVIKLHQKILESLSC, encoded by the coding sequence ATGACCTTAACAAAAACTCCTATAGTTGGCCTTACTGGTGGGATTGGATCCGGTAAGAGCACAATTGCAAAATGCTTCAATGCTCTTGGCATTTTAAGCGTTGATGCTGACGATGTGGCTCGACAAATAGTTGAACTAGGCACGCCTTGCCTTAGAGAAATACATCAACATTTTGGCGATGCTATTTTATTAGATGATGGCAATTTAAACCGTAGAGCATTACGTAACATTATTTTCGACCAACCAGAAGAAAAAGCGTGGTTAGAGTCAAAAACACACCCAGCTATCCGAGAAGAAATACGGTCACAATTAGATTCCATAAATACCCCATATGCTTTACTAGTTCATCCGCTATTGTTCGAGACTCAACAAGATTTTCTTTGTAATTTTATTATTGCTATTGATGTTTCAAGAGAAATACAACTAGAACGTGTTATGAAGCGCGACTCAACAACTCGCGATAATGTGATAAAAATTATCAACTCTCAATTAAGCAACAATGATCGCCTCAATAGAGCGGACTTCTGCTTGGAAAACACTGGCAACCTTGCCGAATTGAATGATAAAGTTATCAAATTGCACCAAAAAATTTTAGAGTCGTTATCATGTTAG
- a CDS encoding acetate kinase, translated as MKDSILVINCGSSSLKFAILANAGQETLMEGIADQLGSNNSTITFKYQGEKFQKPLVLGSHESAVKEIKAWLDLHPTINDLLVGVGHRIVHGGETFNKSALINQDVINGIQECASLAPLHSPAHLKGINISLMLFPNLQQAAVFDTSFHQSLSEEQFLYPIPMDFYREHHFRKYGFHGTSYRYISQRLAQIWKGSEQEGVLVAHLGNGASTCAINKGKSTDTSMGITPLEGLMMGTRSGSLDPSLLTFIMKAKNLTADEALDVLNKKSGLLGVSELSNDCRTLEEAMASGDERAKLALDMFAIRAAKNLVSVATTLDSIDHLVFTGGIGENSSYLRQVICKNLKAFNIHIDSILNENAPRGETSTINSEESNTKVWIIPTNEELMIALDTISLIQQ; from the coding sequence ATGAAAGATAGTATTTTAGTCATTAACTGCGGCAGCTCTTCTTTAAAGTTTGCAATTCTTGCAAATGCTGGACAGGAAACCTTAATGGAAGGCATTGCAGATCAGCTTGGTTCAAATAACAGCACGATTACTTTCAAGTACCAAGGTGAAAAGTTTCAAAAACCACTTGTTTTAGGTAGTCATGAATCTGCAGTGAAAGAAATTAAGGCATGGCTCGACCTTCACCCAACCATAAATGACCTCTTAGTAGGAGTAGGACATCGAATCGTTCATGGAGGTGAAACTTTTAATAAATCTGCGCTAATCAATCAAGACGTTATTAACGGCATCCAAGAATGCGCAAGTTTAGCGCCACTTCATAGCCCTGCGCACTTAAAAGGTATAAATATATCTTTGATGCTATTTCCAAATCTGCAACAAGCAGCCGTATTCGATACGTCATTTCACCAAAGCCTATCAGAAGAGCAGTTTTTATACCCTATTCCGATGGATTTTTATCGTGAACATCATTTTCGTAAGTATGGCTTCCATGGCACAAGTTATCGATATATTAGTCAGCGCTTAGCACAGATTTGGAAAGGCAGTGAACAAGAAGGCGTTCTTGTTGCCCACCTTGGCAATGGTGCCAGCACTTGTGCCATTAATAAAGGTAAGTCAACGGATACAAGCATGGGGATCACTCCTCTAGAAGGACTTATGATGGGTACTCGTTCAGGTAGCCTAGATCCAAGCCTGTTAACCTTTATTATGAAAGCTAAAAATTTGACTGCTGATGAAGCACTCGATGTACTTAATAAGAAAAGCGGCCTTTTAGGTGTATCAGAATTATCAAATGATTGCCGAACACTCGAAGAAGCCATGGCATCTGGAGACGAAAGAGCGAAATTAGCTTTAGATATGTTTGCAATAAGAGCCGCTAAGAACCTAGTAAGTGTCGCAACTACTTTGGATAGTATAGATCACTTAGTTTTTACGGGCGGCATCGGTGAAAACTCAAGCTATTTACGCCAAGTAATATGCAAAAATTTAAAAGCCTTCAATATACATATAGACTCAATATTAAATGAAAATGCTCCTCGAGGTGAAACCTCGACTATAAACTCTGAAGAGAGCAACACCAAAGTTTGGATTATACCAACTAATGAAGAGCTGATGATCGCACTTGATACTATCAGCTTAATTCAACAGTAA
- the pta gene encoding phosphate acetyltransferase: MSINVLMTVPTGPGVGLTSVSVGLVRALEQQGLKASFFKPIAQPQPGDKGPDKSTAMVAQGSTLTPAEPIPLHEAERYLYNDNIDELMEEIVGRFQASVEPDSTVIVEGLAQIAGHPYATRLNKAIARTLDAGLVLVTAPNNMRVNELEHHVEIAAGSYGGIKANDVIGCILNKTTPGSLGVKSYGDLFAQRGIFKRNFSLLGQIPKADELTYPRVKDVADFLGARIINAGEIESRRVQSYTLCARGVENMLEALRPGVLVFTPGDRTDIIMATAIAALNDIKIAALVVTGGYQPSEALMELCGKAMAKGLPVLSVESNSWETVINMQSFNQEIPLDDKERVLMVKEHIARCIDHDWINSFALNQEERKLSPPAFRFRLIELARSLNKRIILPEGEEIRTIQAASICAERGIARCTLLGKETEILRIAQNNGIELSHGIEILDPSSIRERYVAPMVELRKSRGLTDIVAREQLEDNVVLGTMMLQVGDVDGLVSGAVHTTANTIRPALQLIKTSPNSNLVSSIFFMCLPDQVLVYGDCAINPDPTAEQLAEIAIQSADSAAAFGITPKVAMISYSTGGSGSGNDVDKVREATTIAQNLRPDLLIDGPLQYDAAIMEKVAKQKAPNSKVAGKATVFIFPDLNTGNTTYKAVQRSADVVSIGPMLQGIRKPVNDLSRGALVDDIVYTIAITAIQAGNVKAS; this comes from the coding sequence ATGTCAATAAATGTACTCATGACCGTACCGACGGGACCAGGCGTAGGCCTAACATCTGTCTCTGTAGGTCTTGTCCGCGCACTTGAACAGCAAGGCTTAAAAGCCAGCTTCTTCAAGCCAATTGCACAGCCTCAACCAGGTGACAAAGGACCGGACAAATCAACGGCTATGGTTGCTCAAGGCTCGACGCTAACTCCAGCTGAGCCGATTCCCCTTCATGAAGCGGAACGCTATTTGTATAACGACAACATCGATGAACTCATGGAAGAAATTGTTGGCCGTTTTCAAGCCAGTGTAGAACCAGATTCAACTGTGATTGTTGAAGGTCTGGCTCAAATAGCAGGCCATCCCTATGCCACGCGACTAAATAAAGCCATTGCAAGAACGCTAGATGCGGGGTTGGTGCTGGTGACAGCACCAAACAACATGCGTGTTAACGAACTTGAGCACCATGTGGAAATTGCTGCCGGTTCTTATGGTGGCATCAAAGCCAATGATGTGATCGGTTGTATTTTAAATAAAACGACACCTGGATCACTTGGTGTTAAATCATACGGTGATTTGTTTGCACAAAGAGGTATCTTCAAGCGAAACTTTAGCTTGCTTGGCCAAATTCCTAAAGCTGACGAATTGACATATCCACGAGTAAAAGATGTGGCTGACTTTTTAGGCGCTCGCATTATCAATGCAGGTGAAATTGAGTCTCGTCGAGTGCAGTCCTACACTCTTTGTGCCCGTGGCGTTGAAAACATGTTAGAAGCATTGCGCCCGGGCGTACTGGTCTTTACCCCAGGCGATCGTACCGACATCATTATGGCTACCGCCATTGCGGCGCTAAATGATATTAAAATTGCAGCATTAGTCGTTACCGGTGGATACCAACCAAGTGAAGCGCTAATGGAACTTTGCGGCAAAGCGATGGCAAAAGGCTTACCGGTTCTTTCCGTTGAGTCCAATAGCTGGGAAACGGTAATCAACATGCAGTCCTTCAACCAAGAAATACCGCTTGATGATAAAGAGCGAGTATTAATGGTTAAAGAGCATATAGCTCGTTGCATCGATCATGATTGGATTAACTCATTTGCGTTAAACCAAGAAGAAAGAAAACTTTCCCCACCCGCTTTCCGTTTTCGTCTAATCGAGCTCGCTCGATCTCTGAACAAGCGTATTATTCTCCCAGAGGGAGAAGAGATTCGCACCATTCAAGCTGCGTCTATCTGTGCTGAGCGTGGAATAGCTCGTTGTACTCTTCTAGGTAAAGAAACGGAAATTCTTCGAATCGCCCAAAACAATGGTATTGAATTAAGTCACGGCATTGAAATACTAGATCCTAGCAGTATTAGAGAACGTTATGTGGCACCAATGGTTGAGTTAAGAAAAAGCCGCGGACTAACCGATATCGTTGCTCGTGAACAGCTCGAAGACAATGTAGTCTTAGGCACCATGATGCTTCAAGTTGGGGATGTTGATGGTCTAGTATCTGGTGCTGTTCATACGACGGCAAATACTATTCGTCCAGCATTGCAATTAATTAAAACATCGCCTAACTCTAACCTGGTTTCATCCATTTTCTTTATGTGCTTACCGGATCAAGTATTAGTTTATGGCGATTGCGCTATTAATCCAGACCCAACCGCCGAGCAACTTGCAGAAATAGCCATTCAAAGTGCTGATTCAGCTGCAGCATTTGGCATTACGCCAAAAGTTGCCATGATCAGCTACAGTACTGGTGGATCTGGGAGCGGTAACGATGTTGATAAAGTAAGGGAAGCCACAACTATTGCACAAAATCTTCGCCCAGATCTATTAATAGATGGTCCGCTCCAATATGATGCTGCCATTATGGAAAAAGTTGCTAAGCAAAAAGCACCAAATAGTAAAGTGGCCGGTAAAGCTACTGTGTTTATTTTTCCAGACTTAAACACTGGCAATACTACTTATAAAGCGGTTCAAAGAAGTGCCGATGTGGTAAGTATTGGGCCTATGCTTCAAGGTATCCGCAAACCAGTCAATGACTTATCTCGTGGCGCTTTAGTCGATGACATAGTTTATACTATTGCCATAACAGCCATACAAGCAGGTAATGTTAAAGCAAGTTAA